The DNA window ATGGTACCAAGGGATTTACCGCATACGGTTATCTTATCCGGCGGGTAACCCATTTCATTAAGGTAATCCAATACATAACCTGCATCAGCTGCAGCATAATGGTGGTCATAGGGTTCGCCCAGGTGTCTGTAAGTATAACCTCTATATTCAGCTTTTAAGGAATAAAACCCGCATTCAGCAGCCATTCGCCACAGGAAATCCAGGACAAAGTGGTTAATTGTATAGCCCTTCCCCGGGAGAATTAAAAAGGCCTTGTTCGGCCTCTTTCCTCTACACATGAAAAATGCTTCAATAGGCCTGCCGTATGTTGGTATCTTCAGTTCCCCGGTATGCATAATTACCCTCCTTTGTTA is part of the Phosphitispora fastidiosa genome and encodes:
- a CDS encoding alpha/beta hydrolase; this translates as MHTGELKIPTYGRPIEAFFMCRGKRPNKAFLILPGKGYTINHFVLDFLWRMAAECGFYSLKAEYRGYTYRHLGEPYDHHYAAADAGYVLDYLNEMGYPPDKITVCGKSLGTIAVGSLVADRGAVFERAVLLTPVLYIKKEKGVFPQWAEFNKKISKPYLIFGGSDPFCDREAARQVFPEGLIECYPGADHGLSIDDDYLRTLEIQREIIANVKQFISELL